A window of Arcobacter acticola genomic DNA:
ATTATAGAAACTATTTTACTAAATTGAGTTTTTGAATTATTAATTTCTGTTTCACTCAAATAATTATTTATCTTAGGAGATAAAAAGAACACTACAAAAAATAAATAAGACAAAAGTCCAATTATAAATAGCCAACCAATTTTCAAAAATATTTTATTGTTCATATTTCTACTTTATTATTAAATTCTACAAATTACAAAATTTTAGCAATCTTTTGTCCAAATCTTACATCTTGATTTAATAGATTCTCTATTTCTACAGAATCTTCTTCCCAAATCATAACTACTGTTGAACCCATTTTAAAATAACCTAAGCAATCACCCTTAGCTATTTCAATATTATCATATTCATAAACTTTTATTTCTTTTGCATCTGTGTTTGTCTCAACTCTATCTTCAAATTCAAACACCATTTGACCAACATTTAAAGCACCCACAAAAACCATATAAAAGATTTTTCCATTATTTTCACACTCTAAAATAACTCTTTCATTTTGAACAAAAAGTTCAAACTCTTTATTTAAATATTTTAAATTTACAGGATAAAGTTTTCCTGGAACATGAATTAACTTTTTTAATTTAAAATCACAGGCTGCATGATATCTATGATAATCTTTTGGTGATAAATAAAAGTTCATAAATGAACCATTTTTTACTTTCTCAAAGTTCGAAGTACAATAGTATGTAAGTAATTCTTCAACACTATAACTCATACCTTTTATTTGTAATGCAATATCATCATTTAATTTTCCACACTCTGTAATTAAACTATCTGTTGGTGAAATAATTACATCTGTTGACTCATCTATTTCTCTTTTTATAACTAATTCTCTTGTAAATAGCGCATTTAAAGATTTATAATGCTTTGCATTTTTAAACTCACTCATATTTAATTTCATTAATTTTACATATGATGCATTTATAATTTCTTGTAAAAAAGATGGGAATTCTTTTCTAGCGAATTTACCAAAGTATTGAGAAATTAGATTTGTAATGTGCATTATTTTCCTTTTAAAATTATCATTTTTATTATTCTATCCATATTTTCTTCTTAAATTGCTTTAATAAAGAATTAGATATTCTACTGTTAATAATTTATGAGATTTTATAAGGATATATATGTACAAAATAGTTGTTGCAAATCAATGTGGATGTTTTAAAAATAGTAATTTAAAAAATAATTTAACTTTTGAATCAAAAGACGAAGCTTTAAGTAAAGCAATAGAAATGAAAAATCATATGAATAGTGAATTTTGTAAAAAACACAAATTTGAATTACAAGAAATGTTTAACAATTTTGTAATTTCATTTTATAGTGATGCAAGAGATAATTGTTGTGGAAATGGTTGTTGCATGTAAGCAACAACTATTTTTTAGGCATTAATATAAACATTTTTCCTTTTTCTTTCATTCTTCCTGCATATTCAAATGCATTGTCTCCAAATCCCCAAAAGAAATCTGCTCTAATTTCACCTTTTATTGCTCCACCAACATCAGCAGCCACCATTAATTGATTTATCGATTCTTTTGTTACTGGATTCTTTGTATTTAAAAATACTGGCATTCCAAGAGGTATATAATCTGTATCTACTGCTAAATTTCTTTGAGCTGTTAAGACACTTCCTAAACTTCCTGCAGCACCCTCTTTTGAAATTCTAAAAAAGATATAGCTATCATTTATATTTAAGATTTCATCTGTTTTTGAAGGATTTTTTATAAAAAAGTTTTTAATTCCTTGAATTGACATTTCATTTCTAGTAACATATCCTTTTTCAAGCATATAATTTCCAATACCAGTAAATGGCCAACCATTTTGCTGTCCATAACCTACATTTATGATATTTCCATCTTCTAATTGTATTCGTCCTGAACCTTGAACATGTAAAGAAAACAAATCATATTTATCATCAACATAAGCTATTACTTCAAGATTTGGATTATTTGGATTTGCTTCTATTTGTTTTCTTGTATCATAAGGAACTATTTTATTTCCAATAATTTTTCCTCTTAATTTATAATCTTTTAATTTTGGATCATCTGAAACAATTAAATTCTTCGGAATCTTATAAACTGGATATTTATATCTTTTAGTTTTTGTTAGACTTCCATATAAAAGTGGTTCGTAATATCCTGTAATTATTCCCTCATCACTTGATTTACTATCATAAAGTTTATATGCTTGGAAATTTATAATAAAGAATTTTCTTCCATCGGTTTCAAATTGAGCTTTATGACAAATATCTTTAAAAAGGTCATATCTTTTAGATCTATTACAATCCTTTTTAAAAACATCTAAAGCATAATCTAAATCATCTTCAAAAAATCCTTCAATTTCATAAAAATTTGAAAGATCTAGTCTATTTGAAGACTCAATTTCTTCAAAATCTATTTTTGCTAAAACTTCTGTTTTTTTAACTTCATTTTTATTTGAACATCCAAAAATGAAAAATATAGAGAATAAAAGAATTAATATTGAATTTTTCATATACCACAATTTGATGATGAGTTTATTGAGTGAACCTCTTTTAATCCACAGTTTTTACAAGAGTATTCAACTTCAATAACACCTGAACAACCATGATTTTTTAAAACTCTACTTGTTATTACTTCTTGAGTAAAGGTAGTATTTGTATTTTTATCAAAAAAAGTTTTTTTTGTTTCTTTGCAAGTTGGGCATTCTCCACTATTTAGGGAATCTACTCTACTTTTTTTAGTTTTGAAATATAAAAGTACTGAGAATATTGAGATTAGGAATAATATTAGTATTATAAAAAGAGTTTGCATGAAGCAGAGATTTACTCTACTTCTGCGTCGATAACGTCATCGTCATCTTTTTTAGCTTTTTGATTTGGTTGAGCACCAGCTTGATCTCCACCCTCTTTTTTATACATAGCTTCTGCTAATTTATGAGATTTTTCAGTTAAAGCTTTAACTTTTTCTTCAATTTGCTCTTTTGTAGCATTATCATCTTTTAAAGTCTCTTCTAAATCAGCTGCAGCATCAATAATCGCTTTTTTCTCATCTTCTGAAACAGCATCTTCATTTTCTTCTAAAGTTTTTTTAGTTGAATGTAAAAGACCATCAGCTTGATTTCTCATTTCAATTACTGCTTTTTTCTTAGCATCAGTTTCTTTATTTGCTTCTGCTTCTTGTACCATTTTTTCAATTTCATCATCACTTAACCCAGATGAACCAGAAATTGTAATTTTATTTTCTTTTCCAGTACCTTTATCTTTTGCAGATACATTTAAAACACCATTAGCATCAATATCAAATGTTACTTCGATTTGAGGTACACCTCTTCTTGCTGCTGGGATATCTGAAAGTTCAAACATACCTAAAGATTTATTATCTCTTGCAAATTCTCGCTCACCTTGTGAAACGTGAATAGAAACAGCAGGTTGATTATCTTCAGCTGTACTAAATACTTGAGATTTTTTAACAGGAATTGTAGTTCCTTTTTCAATTAATTTAGTCATAACTCCACCTAAAGTTTCAATCCCAAGTGATAAAGGAGTAACGTCTAGTAATAATACATCTTTAACATCACCTTTTAAAACTCCAGCTTGCACTGCAGCTCCAGCAGCAACTACTTCATCAGGATTTACACCTTTATTTAAATCTTTTCCAAAGAAATCTCTAACAACTTTATTTGCTTTTGGTAATCTTGTTGATCCACCAACCATAATAATTTCTTGAATTTCTTCTTTTTTTAATCCAGCATCTTTTAGTGCAGTTTTAATGTGCTCTAAAGTTTCATTAATTAAATCTTCAGTCATTGATTCAAATTTTGCTCTTGTTAATGATTTTACCAAGTGAACAGGACCAGCTGAACCCATTGAAATAAATGGTAAGTTGATTTCTGTTGATTCAGCTGATGATAACTCTTTTTTAGCATTTTCAGCAGCATCTTTTAATCTTTGTAATGCCATTTTGTCATTTTTAACATCAAAACCATTTTCGTCTTTAAACTCTTTTGCTAACCAATCAATAATTCTATTATCAAAGTCATCTCCACCTAGGAATGCATTTCCATCAGTTGAAAGAACTTCAAATGTTCCATCACCGATTTCAAGTACAGTAACGTCAAATGTTCCTCCACCTAAATCGTAAACAAGAACTTTTTCTTCACCTTTTTTTTCTAAACCATATGCAAGTGATGCAGCTGTTGGCTCATTGATAATTCTTAATACATTTAATCCAGCAATTGTTCCAGCTTCTTGAGTTGCTTTTCTTTGTGCATCATTGAAGTATGCAGGAACTGTAATAACAGCGTCATTTACAGGTTGACCTAAATATTCTTCAGCATCAGCTTTTAATTTTCCTAAAATTTTTGCAGAAATTTCTTGAGGTGTATAAACTTTTCCACCAATTTCAACTGCTGCTGCTCCACTTCTATCTACAATTTTGTATCCAACTTTTGATTGAGCTTCTTTTGCATTTGGCTCATCCATCATTAGACCCATAATTCTTTTAATAGAATAAATAGTTTTTTCTGGATTTGTTATTGCTTGTCTTTTTGCAGGATCACCTACTAAAACTTCACCTTTATCTGTGAATGCAACGATTGAAGGAGTTGTATTTTTACCTTCTTTATTAGGGATAATTTTAGCTTCCCCACCTTCATAAACTGCGATACAAGAATTTGTTGTTCCTAAATCTATTCCAATTACTTTACTCATTTTTTTTCCTTTATTTTATTTTATAAAATTAAGGGAACCTTTCCTCTTTTTATGTTCTTTAGCGGTTGAAATAAATTCAACCTAAGAACCAATCTAAAGCACAAGCTAGCTTGTGTTGTTTCCTTAATCTGTTTTTAATTTTTGCTTATATCTTTTCAAATCTATCTAGTTTTCTGACATTACGGTCAAATACTTAGTTAGAAATACTAACCATTGCAGGTCTTATTAATCTATCTTTTAATAAGTATCCTTTTTGTAATTCTTGAACTATTTGTCCCGTTTCATGATTTTCACTATCTACTTTCATTACTGCATTGTGTACATTTGGATCAAATTCACCATCTGTTTCTACTTTTGTAATATTATGCTTTTCAAATGCTGTATTGAAATTTTTAACTGTTAATTCAATACCTTCTTTTAATTTTACTAATAAATCAGCTGCATCTAACTGTGCATTTGCAGAGTGTAGTGCCATTTCAAGTGAATCAATTGGAGCTAATAAATCTTTTGCAAATTTTTCACTTGCAAAATCAATAGCTTGGTATTTCTCTTTTTCTAGTCTTTTTTTAATATTCTCAAAATCAGCATGAACTCTATAATATTTATCTTCGCTATCTTTTAATTGTTGCTCTAATCTTGCAACTTTTTCTTCTAAACTCTCTTCTTTTTCAACAGTCTCTTCTGTTGAGTCACAAGTTGTTTCTTCTTGTTTTATCTCTTCTTCTATTATTTGTTCTTTTGTTTCTTCACTCACGTTATCTCCTAAAAAGTTGTAATTTTTTCATAAAAATATTCATAATCTTTGGATAATTCACCAACAACTAACATTTTCACATCTTCATTATTGATTTTGCAATAATTACAGATTCCAATATAATTTACTGGTAAAAGTTTTTCAAAATATAAACCTTCTTTTAGCTCATCTAAATTTTGGCCCTTTAGAAAACTATTAATTGTATATTCATCAAAATTATAATTCAAAGCTAAATTTAAAAACTCTTTATAGTTAAAAATCTGAAAATCTGAATTTTGTAATGTTTGGTTTATTGATTCATAAACTTCATATGCACCAACATCTTTTGAAATTCTTGTAATATCTTTTAATTCTAAACCTATCATATCTTTCAAAAATCTATAAAGTGCATCTGAATACTTAACACTAATAGCAAATGAAGAAAATTCTAATATCATATATTTATTTTCTACATTTAAAATTTCTTTTAATATATCAGATTTCTCTTTTTTTATAAAAACAGACAGCCCTATATTTGAAGCAAAATATTCCAATGCTCGTAAATTTATTCCTGATAGTTTTTTAAAACTAAGTTTTGTTTCCCAATACTGTTTTAAAGCTTCAGTAGTAGGAGTTCTTCCACTACTTATATGTTCTTGTGCAAGATACCCCTCTTCTCCTAGCTTTTTAAAGTAACCTCTAATAGTTGCAGGAGAATAAGTAATATCATACATAGATTT
This region includes:
- a CDS encoding heat-shock protein; protein product: MLNYESGRIMIDKKEFLLQSIIRAYIEHLEPIGSTQLKSMYDITYSPATIRGYFKKLGEEGYLAQEHISSGRTPTTEALKQYWETKLSFKKLSGINLRALEYFASNIGLSVFIKKEKSDILKEILNVENKYMILEFSSFAISVKYSDALYRFLKDMIGLELKDITRISKDVGAYEVYESINQTLQNSDFQIFNYKEFLNLALNYNFDEYTINSFLKGQNLDELKEGLYFEKLLPVNYIGICNYCKINNEDVKMLVVGELSKDYEYFYEKITTF
- the dnaK gene encoding molecular chaperone DnaK encodes the protein MSKVIGIDLGTTNSCIAVYEGGEAKIIPNKEGKNTTPSIVAFTDKGEVLVGDPAKRQAITNPEKTIYSIKRIMGLMMDEPNAKEAQSKVGYKIVDRSGAAAVEIGGKVYTPQEISAKILGKLKADAEEYLGQPVNDAVITVPAYFNDAQRKATQEAGTIAGLNVLRIINEPTAASLAYGLEKKGEEKVLVYDLGGGTFDVTVLEIGDGTFEVLSTDGNAFLGGDDFDNRIIDWLAKEFKDENGFDVKNDKMALQRLKDAAENAKKELSSAESTEINLPFISMGSAGPVHLVKSLTRAKFESMTEDLINETLEHIKTALKDAGLKKEEIQEIIMVGGSTRLPKANKVVRDFFGKDLNKGVNPDEVVAAGAAVQAGVLKGDVKDVLLLDVTPLSLGIETLGGVMTKLIEKGTTIPVKKSQVFSTAEDNQPAVSIHVSQGEREFARDNKSLGMFELSDIPAARRGVPQIEVTFDIDANGVLNVSAKDKGTGKENKITISGSSGLSDDEIEKMVQEAEANKETDAKKKAVIEMRNQADGLLHSTKKTLEENEDAVSEDEKKAIIDAAADLEETLKDDNATKEQIEEKVKALTEKSHKLAEAMYKKEGGDQAGAQPNQKAKKDDDDVIDAEVE
- the grpE gene encoding nucleotide exchange factor GrpE — protein: MSEETKEQIIEEEIKQEETTCDSTEETVEKEESLEEKVARLEQQLKDSEDKYYRVHADFENIKKRLEKEKYQAIDFASEKFAKDLLAPIDSLEMALHSANAQLDAADLLVKLKEGIELTVKNFNTAFEKHNITKVETDGEFDPNVHNAVMKVDSENHETGQIVQELQKGYLLKDRLIRPAMVSISN
- a CDS encoding phosphatidylserine decarboxylase, producing MHITNLISQYFGKFARKEFPSFLQEIINASYVKLMKLNMSEFKNAKHYKSLNALFTRELVIKREIDESTDVIISPTDSLITECGKLNDDIALQIKGMSYSVEELLTYYCTSNFEKVKNGSFMNFYLSPKDYHRYHAACDFKLKKLIHVPGKLYPVNLKYLNKEFELFVQNERVILECENNGKIFYMVFVGALNVGQMVFEFEDRVETNTDAKEIKVYEYDNIEIAKGDCLGYFKMGSTVVMIWEEDSVEIENLLNQDVRFGQKIAKIL
- the mltA gene encoding murein transglycosylase A, with the translated sequence MKNSILILLFSIFFIFGCSNKNEVKKTEVLAKIDFEEIESSNRLDLSNFYEIEGFFEDDLDYALDVFKKDCNRSKRYDLFKDICHKAQFETDGRKFFIINFQAYKLYDSKSSDEGIITGYYEPLLYGSLTKTKRYKYPVYKIPKNLIVSDDPKLKDYKLRGKIIGNKIVPYDTRKQIEANPNNPNLEVIAYVDDKYDLFSLHVQGSGRIQLEDGNIINVGYGQQNGWPFTGIGNYMLEKGYVTRNEMSIQGIKNFFIKNPSKTDEILNINDSYIFFRISKEGAAGSLGSVLTAQRNLAVDTDYIPLGMPVFLNTKNPVTKESINQLMVAADVGGAIKGEIRADFFWGFGDNAFEYAGRMKEKGKMFILMPKK